From the Gordonia bronchialis DSM 43247 genome, one window contains:
- a CDS encoding glycoside hydrolase family 16 protein, producing the protein MNPRSLRDALRIAVITAILAASSACTFSPGSAAGDPYGPAFVDEFDGPARPVGRPWVHDRGAGGWGNNETQLYTDDLANSRIDGQGHLAITARRSGNTVTSARLTTHHTMSITYGRVSARISMPAGQGLHSAFWMLGDNVDDVQWPTSGEIDIIETINHGRAYHTGIHLPQASSVRGQTLSASAPFGTPLAGQFHVYWVNKTPGRIETGIDDRTLFVATPADHAPDARWVFDQPFHLLLTLAVGGNWPGPTDSTTPASATMLIDWVRVIKL; encoded by the coding sequence ATGAATCCGCGTTCGCTCCGCGACGCGCTACGCATCGCGGTGATCACCGCGATCCTCGCCGCGTCTTCGGCGTGCACCTTCTCCCCCGGCAGCGCCGCGGGAGATCCCTACGGGCCTGCCTTCGTCGACGAATTCGACGGCCCGGCACGGCCGGTCGGACGTCCGTGGGTTCACGACCGGGGTGCGGGGGGCTGGGGTAACAACGAAACCCAGCTCTACACTGACGATCTCGCCAACTCACGGATCGACGGGCAAGGTCATCTGGCGATCACCGCGCGGCGATCGGGGAACACCGTGACCTCGGCGCGGCTCACCACCCACCACACCATGTCAATCACCTACGGTCGGGTCAGTGCCCGGATCTCGATGCCCGCCGGGCAGGGACTGCACTCGGCGTTCTGGATGCTCGGCGACAACGTCGACGACGTCCAATGGCCCACATCCGGCGAGATCGACATCATCGAGACCATCAACCACGGCCGCGCGTACCACACGGGAATCCATCTGCCGCAGGCTTCTTCGGTGCGCGGCCAGACGCTGTCGGCGTCGGCGCCGTTCGGTACGCCGCTGGCCGGACAGTTCCACGTGTACTGGGTGAACAAGACGCCGGGCCGGATCGAAACGGGCATCGACGACCGGACCCTGTTCGTCGCCACGCCGGCCGACCACGCCCCGGACGCGCGCTGGGTCTTCGATCAGCCGTTCCATCTCCTGCTCACACTCGCCGTCGGCGGCAACTGGCCGGGACCGACGGATTCGACCACGCCGGCATCGGCGACCATGCTCATAGATTGGGTTCGGGTGATCAAACTGTGA
- a CDS encoding glycosyltransferase, with the protein MSPTSLPATAHSASTNRTAVSLTVVVCCYTDRRRPLLDRAIASARTQLGNTDRLIVVVDHNPDLLADLTATYRSAPEVTVVPNVGVQGLSDARNSGVAEASGDVVVFVDDDAALRPDALEALRRRFVDEDVSCVGGAVEAEWAAGRPPAWFPDEFGWVVGCDYRGIADNGADIRNPIGAAMAVRRNYIHEIGGFSPHLGRRGTFPAGCEETLMGISLREHHPGTRIVRDTDFAVRHSVPSDRARLRYFLRRCYQEGRSKAVLSRLTTTGNALASERLYTTRVLPSGVWRHRRKRPGHRPERRIPRHLHRIRGRTTHGRKGPRMNRLGTLIGARQTARISALTLLVYFAAEWVVSATWRGHYGYRDVTVGPLGVPFCGPSGTWPCSALSPVMNVALVITGLAIAALACAWMARTRTAWPHALMLVIAGAGFAAAGIITEKIDYPLHSLTMNVFGVLGALGCVLIGVSSTTRLHSTVRLVLTAGGILSTIGYFCYTAGFTGLLGAGGTQRLIIYPILIALLIAGLSGGTASDPAAPAPGDTSRDSRDERTVAA; encoded by the coding sequence TTGTCCCCGACATCCCTTCCCGCGACCGCACATTCCGCGTCGACGAACCGCACCGCCGTGTCGCTGACCGTGGTCGTCTGCTGCTACACCGACCGGCGCCGGCCGCTGCTCGACCGCGCAATCGCCTCGGCCCGTACGCAACTCGGCAACACCGACCGACTGATCGTCGTCGTCGACCACAACCCGGATCTGCTCGCCGACCTCACCGCCACGTACCGCAGCGCCCCCGAGGTCACCGTGGTGCCCAATGTCGGCGTCCAGGGGTTGTCCGACGCCCGCAACAGTGGAGTCGCCGAAGCCTCCGGTGACGTGGTGGTCTTCGTCGACGACGATGCCGCCCTGCGGCCCGACGCCCTCGAGGCCCTGCGACGCCGCTTCGTCGACGAGGACGTGAGCTGCGTCGGCGGCGCGGTCGAGGCGGAGTGGGCGGCCGGCCGCCCACCCGCCTGGTTCCCCGACGAGTTCGGCTGGGTGGTGGGCTGTGACTACCGCGGCATCGCCGACAACGGTGCCGATATCCGCAATCCGATCGGGGCGGCAATGGCGGTGCGGCGCAACTACATCCACGAGATCGGGGGGTTCTCACCGCATCTCGGCCGGCGCGGAACCTTCCCGGCCGGCTGCGAGGAAACACTGATGGGCATCTCGCTACGCGAGCACCATCCGGGAACCCGGATCGTGCGTGATACCGATTTCGCAGTGCGGCACAGTGTTCCGTCCGACCGCGCCCGGCTTCGCTACTTTCTCCGCCGGTGCTATCAGGAAGGCCGCTCCAAGGCCGTGCTGTCGCGCCTGACGACCACCGGCAACGCACTGGCCAGCGAGCGCCTCTACACCACGCGGGTCCTGCCCAGCGGCGTCTGGCGGCATCGCCGGAAACGGCCGGGTCATCGCCCTGAGCGCCGGATTCCTCGTCACCTGCACCGGATTCGCGGCCGGACGACTCACGGTCGGAAAGGACCTCGCATGAACCGACTGGGCACCCTCATCGGTGCGCGTCAGACCGCACGCATCAGTGCCCTGACGTTGCTGGTGTACTTCGCCGCCGAGTGGGTCGTATCGGCCACCTGGCGTGGACATTACGGCTATCGTGATGTCACCGTCGGACCGCTCGGCGTCCCGTTCTGCGGTCCGAGCGGCACCTGGCCGTGCAGTGCGCTGTCACCGGTGATGAACGTCGCACTGGTCATCACCGGACTCGCGATCGCCGCGCTGGCCTGCGCGTGGATGGCACGGACCCGCACCGCCTGGCCGCATGCGCTCATGCTGGTGATCGCCGGTGCCGGCTTCGCCGCCGCGGGCATCATCACCGAGAAGATCGATTACCCACTGCACTCGCTCACCATGAACGTGTTCGGGGTGCTCGGTGCGCTCGGTTGCGTTCTGATCGGAGTGTCGTCGACGACGCGCCTGCACTCGACGGTGCGTTTGGTCCTGACGGCCGGTGGAATCCTGTCGACCATCGGATACTTCTGCTACACAGCAGGTTTCACCGGCCTGCTCGGGGCGGGCGGAACGCAACGCCTCATCATCTACCCGATCCTCATCGCCCTGCTGATCGCCGGCCTCAGCGGCGGCACCGCCTCCGACCCCGCGGCACCGGCGCCCGGGGACACGTCGCGTGATTCACGTGACGAGCGCACCGTAGCGGCATGA